Proteins from one Malania oleifera isolate guangnan ecotype guangnan chromosome 4, ASM2987363v1, whole genome shotgun sequence genomic window:
- the LOC131153849 gene encoding uncharacterized protein LOC131153849: protein MRNTHPHGSIIIHAAAPPLHGSNHHPHGPPGTHTAIDPTLPPHFNALAASTPTSTNRHSHAVEVHQHSNSHPHHHRHRKKSSSHKSLIVVCHQPRLRHHHNQRTRSTNKTSPPPSLTLTAAHHHLAQLPDSPAICSSQLRPPTPRNHNLLDV, encoded by the coding sequence ATGAGGAACACCCATCCTCACGGCAGCATCATCATCCACGCAGCAGCTCCTCCTCTCCACGGCAGCAATCATCATCCACACGGCCCCCCCGGCACTCACACAGCCATAGATCCCACTCTGCCTCCTCACTTTAATGCACTAGCAGCATCAACGCCCACGTCGACGAATCGCCACAGCCACGCCGTCGAGGTGCACCAGCACTCCAACTCTCATCCTCACCATCATCGTCACCGGAAAAAGTCGTCGTCGCACAAGAGCCTCATCGTCGTCTGCCACCAGCCTCGTCTCCGTCACCATCACAACCAGCGCACCAGAAGCACCAACAAGACGTCACCACCGCCGTCGCTCACCCTCACCGCCGCCCACCATCATCTCGCACAGCTCCCCGATTCCCCGGCCATCTGCTCCTCACAGCTCCGGCCACCCACTCCGCGCAACCACAACCTCCTAGACGTCTGA